In Saccharothrix violaceirubra, the following are encoded in one genomic region:
- a CDS encoding RNaseH domain-containing protein, translating into MALNTRSRLDVLAYRGTPDLLGDAAVHIREFDNGVTSLWRLFDRDYRDYVKADEAQAPHSVVVNALRCLTGGYAAFDPDEGFLVTREEIDDDTLLAAFTLMHGRVLGTPIDDIDLKEPPRLAERIAETKQERRLLADYLRTTETGQPDAPTWVYKTVAWDLSRRIAEQPWRVDGQEIALRVDSRGGLVAWQDPWTNRSGTAEALSRASIDMKTLPNIADPILLVSPTVTRIQSRMAWARTVLVEQDDPARPIVEVAMAGRSSVRRVSAMALDVLAKLGVEQSILRHVQNRVVLENRIQNEQDEAPEQEDIWAPDSTPAPVIRPVQSKNFRFPIGRGVGMHHHRELRRHIDEVLGDALVKTTRLPVYFEGRNFKQVDTDRLLPTPEDVVRSLTTMGYRHLRIVCLWNTDEVRHRMLDGLRHAYSANGRPADDQVPGGQPLDPVDGVPVALNGEAISAVFHRVPGFLEHGPDAGSAEAIAHVQLDCGPDTLVGVWAETEFTRRGDDEDEGYEEDDEDGIEDAAAEQTAGVKEDEDAKFRARRTLALKGVNSQFIVHRKPRKPRKGKKVRDYPVIHSLLDLHRSLGIIDQRITDVMVDRLGTHAPTGVAHCAVHIRRQSRRGKDRTAKICITATVLKPPAHDGQAWTLHGWSYTDPTWRPYNQAQAAFHAKDYPTGKMTELQDDNAGYKKVATRVDDALAELVRYLGGMPYTITVDAFGSRRLWSGLNNNKQGESERPGTWLPGSTIHPSDRPRAIVRVNKNADEMFRALGITLLDENGEKISDGDRTTNSLFRVKSDFGADSFALITVPHQYDGQGAGRLGSDKTRWSADHGSDVEGELRRNEMKDNWYSMTTLGIFPVAVKDEIKPDKLALMTARLCHQALAWAERTTYPAHLHAASKMDLDHPQYRRTALPTDSTDTGTPDDLSTGSGELP; encoded by the coding sequence ATGGCCCTCAACACCCGAAGCCGGCTCGACGTGCTGGCTTACCGGGGCACCCCCGACCTGCTCGGCGACGCCGCCGTGCACATCCGCGAGTTCGACAATGGTGTCACCTCGCTGTGGAGGCTGTTCGACCGCGACTACCGCGACTACGTCAAGGCCGACGAGGCGCAGGCGCCGCACAGTGTGGTGGTCAACGCACTGCGCTGCCTGACCGGCGGCTACGCGGCCTTCGACCCCGACGAGGGTTTCCTCGTCACCCGCGAAGAGATCGACGACGACACCCTGCTCGCCGCGTTCACCCTCATGCACGGGCGCGTCCTGGGCACACCGATCGACGACATCGACTTGAAAGAGCCGCCCCGGCTCGCCGAGCGCATCGCCGAGACCAAGCAGGAACGACGCCTGCTGGCCGACTACCTGCGCACCACCGAAACCGGACAGCCCGACGCCCCGACGTGGGTCTACAAGACCGTCGCCTGGGACCTGTCCCGACGCATCGCCGAACAGCCGTGGCGCGTCGACGGCCAGGAGATCGCCTTGCGCGTCGACAGCCGCGGCGGCCTGGTCGCCTGGCAGGATCCGTGGACCAACAGGTCCGGCACCGCCGAGGCTCTGTCCCGAGCCTCTATCGACATGAAGACCCTGCCCAACATCGCCGACCCCATTCTGCTCGTCAGTCCGACGGTCACCCGCATCCAGTCCCGGATGGCCTGGGCACGCACCGTTCTGGTCGAACAGGACGACCCGGCACGGCCCATCGTCGAAGTCGCCATGGCCGGACGTTCCAGCGTCCGACGCGTCAGCGCCATGGCACTGGACGTGCTGGCCAAGCTCGGCGTGGAACAGTCGATCCTGCGCCACGTGCAGAACCGCGTCGTACTCGAGAACCGGATACAAAACGAACAGGACGAAGCCCCGGAACAAGAGGACATCTGGGCACCAGACTCCACGCCCGCGCCGGTGATCCGGCCGGTGCAGAGCAAGAACTTCCGGTTCCCGATCGGCCGCGGTGTGGGCATGCACCACCACAGGGAGCTGCGCCGTCACATCGACGAGGTACTCGGCGACGCCCTGGTCAAGACGACCAGGCTCCCGGTCTACTTCGAGGGCCGCAACTTCAAGCAGGTCGACACCGACCGTCTCCTGCCTACCCCCGAGGACGTCGTCCGTTCCCTGACCACCATGGGTTACCGCCATCTGCGGATCGTGTGCCTGTGGAACACCGATGAAGTGCGCCACCGCATGCTCGACGGACTACGCCACGCCTACTCCGCCAACGGCCGCCCCGCCGACGATCAGGTCCCAGGCGGTCAGCCTCTCGACCCCGTGGACGGAGTGCCGGTGGCGTTGAACGGCGAGGCGATCAGCGCGGTCTTCCACCGTGTGCCCGGCTTCCTCGAACACGGTCCCGACGCCGGCAGCGCCGAGGCCATCGCGCATGTCCAGTTGGACTGCGGCCCCGACACGCTGGTCGGGGTCTGGGCAGAGACCGAGTTCACCCGCCGTGGCGACGACGAAGATGAGGGCTATGAGGAGGACGACGAGGACGGGATCGAGGACGCCGCCGCCGAGCAGACGGCCGGTGTCAAGGAGGACGAAGACGCCAAGTTCCGCGCCCGCCGCACCCTCGCCCTCAAGGGCGTCAACTCCCAGTTCATCGTCCACCGCAAGCCGCGGAAACCTCGCAAGGGCAAGAAAGTCCGCGACTACCCGGTGATCCACTCGCTGCTGGATCTGCACCGCAGCCTGGGCATCATCGACCAGCGCATCACCGACGTCATGGTCGACCGACTCGGCACACACGCTCCGACCGGTGTCGCCCACTGCGCCGTCCACATCCGCCGCCAGAGCAGGCGGGGCAAGGACCGCACCGCCAAGATCTGCATCACCGCCACCGTGCTCAAACCGCCCGCACACGATGGTCAGGCGTGGACTTTGCACGGCTGGAGCTACACCGACCCGACCTGGCGCCCATACAACCAGGCCCAGGCTGCGTTCCACGCGAAGGACTACCCGACCGGCAAGATGACCGAACTGCAGGACGACAACGCCGGATACAAGAAGGTCGCCACCCGGGTCGATGACGCCCTGGCCGAGCTTGTCCGCTACCTCGGCGGCATGCCCTACACCATCACCGTCGACGCCTTCGGCTCCCGACGCCTGTGGAGCGGCCTAAACAACAACAAGCAGGGGGAATCCGAACGGCCCGGCACCTGGCTTCCCGGCTCCACCATCCACCCCTCCGACCGACCCCGCGCCATCGTCCGCGTCAACAAGAATGCCGACGAGATGTTCCGCGCCCTGGGAATCACGCTCCTCGACGAGAACGGCGAGAAGATCAGCGATGGGGACAGGACGACCAACAGCCTGTTCCGCGTCAAGTCCGACTTCGGGGCGGACTCCTTCGCCTTGATCACCGTCCCCCACCAGTACGACGGACAGGGTGCGGGCAGGCTGGGCAGCGACAAGACACGGTGGTCCGCCGACCACGGCTCCGACGTCGAGGGCGAGTTGCGGCGCAACGAGATGAAGGACAACTGGTACTCCATGACGACGTTGGGCATCTTTCCCGTCGCCGTCAAGGACGAGATCAAACCTGACAAGCTCGCCCTCATGACCGCCAGGCTGTGCCACCAGGCCCTGGCCTGGGCTGAACGCACCACCTACCCCGCGCACCTTCACGCCGCCTCGAAAATGGACCTCGACCACCCTCAATACCGCCGCACCGCACTGCCCACCGACTCAACCGACACCGGCACCCCCGACGACCTGTCGACCGGATCCGGCGAGCTGCCGTGA